A stretch of DNA from Candida dubliniensis CD36 chromosome 6, complete sequence:
ggttgcaTAATtgtgataaaaaaaattcatacGCAATAACGTtccatttctttcttcacAAACTCTCTAACTTGTGACCtttaaaacaaatcatGTATTAGTTTATTTACAGCTACATAGTTATTATAATTCTTAGAGAAACATAAAGAATGCCATATACTATTTGGTCAGCCACTTTCTGTTGATGGAACATGAACCACGTTTGGTTACAAAGCTGGagcgaaaaaaaaaaaaaatgaaatctCTACCTCTACCTGTACAATTTGCAACcgtgctttttttttttttttcattccaCCTTTTCCCATTCGGCCGAccaaattggaattgaGATTTAGGTCCACCccagaataaaaaaaagagcaactttctctctctctctctttcatgtgtattctttttttttttttttttccttgcATACACACACTGACATACCAGATACCGACCAACCAGAATAGAATTTTATATACAGCACTCTCCTGTTGAAGATTATACGATTTAAGAGTATTCATGCTAATATTAAAGAGATTGATAACTACTTCTTGCACTTTATTAGACACTTCTCCTAAAAACtattataaaataataaccCCAGCAACTTTTGAGACTAAAAAATGCGAATCATATAACGAAACCCACTCGTCAACCACTACGACTGAAATTACAACAACGGCAACAACAGTGGCAGGTACAGTTAATGAAGACTTGACAATAACACACAAAACtggaagaaaaattatatcCACTTATAAACGGTCGACTCATCCAACTTCGGTCCCATTATCGAAAATCTTCAGTAATAATTTCCCCTTGAGTATAAACGAATCATTTGAAGATTACAAGCATCGTAATAATCCGTTGAAATTTCAAcatgatttattatcaaccTTACCTTTTTATCCTTCACTTGGCCCACAACAAGAAACGGAAGGGAGATCGTCTGAAgtattaaaaattgaaatcgATGACGAAGGGAAttatattaatgaatttgtcATTTATCCTGAAAATTATCATCCACATATAGTACCTGATGAGGaatatcatcatttaataatgattcatGGATATGGAGCTGGGCTAGGatttttcttgaaaaattttgatgatatttcaaatttccCACCCAATGATAcccaaaacaacaacaacaccaataaatatattatccatgctattgatttattaggTTATGGATGTAGTTCTAGACCTAATTTTTATCCACAAAACTTGGATCAAGTGGAAAATTGGTTTCATGATTCATTTACAACTTGGCTCCACAAACGCAAAATCCCTAGCGATAGAACTATTGTTATGGCTCATTCCATGGGGGCATATCTTATGGCAACATTGGCGATTAATcgaaatttaaaattttgttcaaaattattaatggtATCTCCAGGAGCTGTAATCAAACATCAAAATCCAGTTCAAGTACCTCGATATTTTGTTAAATTATGGGAAAGAAATATTTCACCTTTTACTATTGTTCGGAAATTAGGTCCATTGGGTTCCAAAATCGTCAGCGGTTGGTCATCAAGACggtttgataaattgactagacaagaaaaaaaattactacATAAATATTCTTATGGAATTTTCCAAAGTAAAGGTTCTGGGGAATATatgttgaattatttgttaGCCCCTGGAGCCGATGCTCGGCATCCATTGGTTGATCGAGGTATAGATAAAATCACGTGTGATGTTTCTTGGTGGTATGGTAAAGAAGATTGGATGGATAAAAAAGGTGGACAAATTTGCAGtgatattattaacaaaaaGGGGCAATTCAAAAGTGATGTTAAAGTAATCGAAGATAGTGGCCATCATATTTATCTTGATAATATCAAAAGATTCAATTCTATGGTACTTGAAGAAATGAAACATTTAATCAACAAGTAAGAAAAGTTATATAATGTATACAGTAGGGTTTTTCCATCAGTCTAGATCTTATATTAAATcttatataaataaactaTTCATTTAACACatgtttttttcaacaaaaaaaaaaaacaacaacaacaacagatAATCAAATATACATTTCATCTACATATCTATGAGCTGCAAATACAATGCAATTTCTTAGAATGTTCAAAAGTATAAGTATGAATAGAATCATCCCCCGTATACATCATATAATTATGCAATATTGGATTGGAATCagtaatcaatttaaatgCTTCATTACAACAGCTTGCTGCAATTATAGCATTGGTCGACGCTATTGCAGGAATAACATTTTTCACTACCCCTAAAGTTAAATGTTTGGTGACTCcatcaatattaaattcatttgCTCTTTCCAATGCAGTTTGATATACCCATTCAATGTGTTCGGGATTATCTCCATCCAATTTTTTCCCAGCAAATTTGTTGTTCCATTCTATTTGAGTTGCCCATTCAATACAATGCTCTGGCAATCTTGGTGTATTTGCAATCGTACATACTGGATAGGTTACTTTTGGAGATAGTAAATCTAATGAACATTCAAAACATGAAGTGACAGTAGGAATAATAACTCTTGATTGACCTCGGAATCCTTCTGTACCACCATCAATCAATGGGATCATATACCCTTGTTGAACCAAAGAGATCAATGTCGCGTTGATCCATCTTCTGGCTTCAATTGAATCCAATCCACTTATAACAAGattaaattgttgatagaattcaattggtttattttgaattttggtGAAATAACTTTCGATTTTCAAAGACGGATCATCAATTCGATCTCTAACAAATTGAGCAGCTATTTCTGCTTTACTTTTCCCAATATCTTTCATACGGAATAAAAATTGTCGATTTAAATTAGATAATTCTATAGTATCCATGTCTATAATGTATAAATTCTTGAATCCCACCATGgctaaatttttcaatatttcaCATCCTAATCCTCCTGCTccaataattaatattttacTTTCCTGAAGTGCTTTAAATGAATCATCCAGGTTATATTCTTCAGGAAATTCATTATATGGACCAATATTGGATATTAAGGGCTCTATTGATGATATATCTCTAACGTTGTCAAAAACCATAATCTTATTGAATGTTGAACAAAcctggaaaaaaaaaaaaagctaaAAGTTAAAAGAGAGTATAAATTTTGGTTATATTGTGACTCTCAATGGTTTGGGTTGTAAgatgaaatattattttatataataacAAGAGTGgaacattttcaattcagtattataaatacattcttttttttttaggtgTTTGTCTTGTTTCGCCGCCCCTTCAATGTTCTTCCTCCATGTcgcctttttttttccttcgATTTAATTGCTACCCATTTGCATCTCTCATTTCTTTGTTACTTTATTAGCAAAAGATTCTACAAGACAGACGTAAGGAGAGGCTATAACTACCCCATCAGGAAAACGAATAATAAACCagttattaataatttatttgccgtttctttttcatttgacACTGctaaaaatatatttactATCTCTCTTGTTacaaataagaaaaaaaaaatttctaatAGTATTAGCTTAAACCAACCACCCCTTTCTTATTGGTCAACAGTTGTGGTTGCTGTTGTAGAACTATGTCCAACATTTGCAACACCATTTGTACCATTAACAGAAGTGGAAACAGCATGCGGTACACCTGGAGAAGGACTTTTACCTAGATTACCTCGTTTATTTGACCTTAGTTGAGGAGGCATTCCAATTCTCTTACCcatattgttgatattattattattatttgatgcTATCATGGGTTTATTAATTCTATTACTGGAAATGTTTACACCTAATGGCGACGGTGTCGTAGGGGCACCGTTTCTGACTTCACTTCGTTTAATTGGTGCAGATTTTGTGGGATCAACAGTTCTTCTCATATTGGGAGAGACAAATTTGGGATCAAATTGGACAATGCTTTTGGTCGCTGCTTCAACACTTGGCGATTGTTGTAATACCTCAGCTGACTTTGCATTTACAAAAGCATTCACAACCACAGGGGGATTTTGGTTAACTCGAACAGACTCGTTTTGGAGTTGTCGTTCagatttttcattatttgcTATAGCTACTTCCTtctcttgttgttttagTCCCTGATCCCGAATTTCCGGTGGATGGTAAGCACTTTGTGATTCTCCATCTAAAATATCATCACTAAACATAAATGAATCATCCAATTCCTCAACTTCTTTACTCGTAGGAACATAGCTGACAACTTTGCTTGGCAGTTTTGGGGTAACAAAAGCTGCAGCGTGATGAGAAAGGGGCGGAATTTGCCCTGTACTCGTATTACCTTGATTTGTTCCTAAATTGGCAATATCAGATCCATTGTTCTGGTAGTTCTGTGGCCCATTAGCTGTAGTTAATCCTTTAGAAACTACGGTTTGGtcattttgttgttgtccTGGATTTTCCAGCCGTAACACGTCTACCTGTTGCCTCTTTTGCTCTTCAAGTTTATTTTCgattattttcttcttcctttctCTTTCAACCAATAATGGATCGCGATAATAATTATCTGGATCAAATTCGACCGGAAATTccttcaacttcttcattTGAGCAGTCAAGGTGTTGTCGTATAAACAATTACCCAAAAGATTACCAAAACATCTAAGACAACGTTTCACTCCATCTGTGAGTGCTTCTTTCTTgcatttttcaaatgctGTAGCTTTGCTTTTACAATTGTTGACAAATCCATAACCTACATCTTCACGAAAAGTTCCATCCTTGAGTGTGAGACGGACAACCATAGATACCCCTAGCGAAAATTTACCAACATTACCATGTGTATCTAAAAAATCAACTTGACATGACATAATTTGTGAATTCCACCCATTAAACccaaatatttcattagCCAAATTGAGTGCTTTCCAACCTTCAATGTATGGAATTCTATGTCCACTTGGTCCTTCACGATAACTAACATACTCAGGACCCAATGATTTACTTAATTTCGTTTCAATTTCCTTATATTCTTGTTCCGTGTACTCTTTAGGAACAAAATCAGACAGTTTGGTTGGATTTGCATGTTGTTCAATTGCCGGATTAAAATAACTAGGTCGCGACTCCCCTGGTCTAAAAGGAAGTGTCTGTTGATTAGATTGAGGTTGTTTTGATTGTGGTTGTGGctgtggttgtggttgcgGAGGTGCAGGTGCAGGTCTAGAGTTCATATTGCAAAACTTTTAACTGTGTATGGGTGGAAGGGTTTGTGGATTATGaatatttgtatttattcataaaagaaaaagacgTGTTTGTAGGGATCTATggaacgaaaaaaaaaaaaaaaaaaaaacagagagagaaagaagaaaagaaacagaaCCGATTACGTAATATGCAATACCATCTGTGTGTGAGGCTACCATGGCTGTTAGTGGATTtctctcttcttcttgactgtatcttttttttttttttttttctgtctATAAACACGACAACCTCCAACCTAGAGTTTCGAAATATGAGATGGATAATGACAAGGAATTCAcagaaaatgataataagGTTCATATAAAACAACTGGATTTAAACTTTATTGTAATTATACAATTGTCACTGGAGGTTTTATCCGCCATGAAGTTATCTGAAGTAAAGATAAAATCACCTACTAAAAAGCAACAAATTTCCACTAAAAGAGAAGCACAAATCCTACAGTACAATGCCCAGCTTTTAGTAGAAGAAAGACAATCTCGTTATTCCAAAAGAACTGGGTTGACATTTGGCTCACCATCAGGATCtcccaaaaagaaaaaagtcAAATTTGTATGATATTAATTGGTAATTTCTCTAATTATATACATTTAATATACATGGTTATAACCAAAACAACTCTGGAGACGCTCTGCCTATACATCCAAGCTTGAAATCAAAGTAATATTATCACCCTTCAATAGTATTCGACCAAGTTCGGACTTTTTCCCATTTGATAATTCCACTGCATCGTCAATAACAATGTTCATAAACTCATCAAATCCTCTGATTTTGCCTTGAATCCTAGATTGTGTTTGTTCATATAACCATATAGTAACCActgattgttgttgtaaaaaCTTAAATATAAGATTGATGGGTGGTAGATTAGTTTGTTTAGTTTGTTTTGATGACATTATTGAATGATTAAAGGTTTGTTTAAGTTAATGGTTTAACTTACAATttaatttgtattttttttttttttctttcttttaccCGCTTCTCGCTCTCTCACAATTATAcggttttgttttgaaacACGCTTAAGAACTCTCTTCtgtttattttaatttctttaactTCCTTATTATATGTATCATTAATATCTCAATTACACTCAAATGTCCGTTGTGAATGACGATTTTAAACCATTACTCATAGAATGggttgaagaagaagccaTAAATGCTACGAGAAGAGGATCAAAAATGGTCGATCTATATaacaaaattttatttcaaCTACGACAATACCAACTTCCCATATgtgatttgaaaacattGAAACTGATCAAATACGTAGGTGATAAAACTGCAAATCAATTAAGAAAGAGGATTGCTAAACATTGTaaagaaaaggaattgACATTACCTCGAGGGTTTATGGATGTCGCAGAAAAGCATCGTTTAGACTTGGAAGAATCCAACCTTTCACTGTCAACTTCAACCACtaaaaatacaaacaaaCGAGCTAAAGCTTCTGGCAATagtaaatcaaaatatgtTCCCAAACATAGATCAGGAGGGTTTGCCATATTAATTGCATTGTATCTTTATGATAAAGACCGAAACGGAATGACCAAAGAACGAATAATTGCCGGAGCCACCCCGTATTGTGATCGTTCATTCAGTAACAATGCCGCTTCCAAGGAATTTTATTCTGCATGGAGCTCTACTAAAACATTAGAGAAccataatttgatttcaaccACTGGAAGATCCCccaaaatttattttttgacTGACGAAGGGGTATCGTTGGCACAACAATTGAAGACTGCTATTGGGCTATCATCCCCTGCTCAAGGTAATAATATGGATGATagaaatttgataatagaGCAGTCATTTGATAATGGAGTTCGACTTGATACAAGTtttgaattatcatcaccagCAGGGCGTGCAATGTTGAGTAGTTCGCCAATAAGGAGAATAAGCAATCCTGCTCACAGTAATAGAACCATTCAAAAGATATTAGAAAAGGAATTACGAAGTAGTGAACCCCTGCCATCCCTGCAACATGATGCTGGTAATAGAATTTATGATGGCATCAAGTATGAAGTCTGGAGAAAGGAAGATTATGAAGTAATAGTCTATATGGACAACCGGGAAATTAGATCACGAGCTGACAGAGACCATTTTCAAAACAGATTACAAACACTTGGAGTCAAATGTGAGGTCAAACCATTATCTTCGGGAGATGTATTATGGGTTGGTAGAAACACAAGCACAGGCACTGAAGCTGTATTGAATTATCTTTGTGAAAGGAAGAGACTTGACGATTTATATGATTCAATAAAAGATGGACGGTTCCAGGAGCAAAAGAATAGAATGAAGAAAACCGGTCTCAAGCATTGTTATTATCTTGTTGAAGATATGGTTAGTTATCAAGACAAAGTATCTAACTTGATGGATAGCATACAATCTTCCTTAACCCAAACAATGACCACAGCAAGATTATATTTGAGACGGTTtaaagatattgatgaaacaaCAGCATTTATTGCCTCTAACACTAAAGTAATTGAAACCTTTAAATCAGACTTGATTGTCATCAAGCCTCAAGATATCAAAAACCAACAAGATTATTTAGATATCCTTTTAAAATTTAGAAACaagtttgaaaaaacaCAACCCCACCAAGATAAACCAGACTATGAATGTgttcaattgttttcacGCTTTCAAGATATGTTGGGTAAAACAAACCAAATGACTGTAAAGGAAATGTTTatattgatgttgatgacaATTAGAGGAGTATCTTTAGAAAAGGCAGTGGTCATACAAAATCGATTCCCAACACCAAAGAGTTTACTTGAGTATTATCATACAGAGCATGCTACTACCGAAGCGAATGTTAAAAGAGACTTGATGATGAACGAGTTTAAAGATCaaattggtaataaaaaaattggtaaaGCTTTACTGGAAAAGATTTATAATGTTTGGGGCAAACCTTGAAGAAAGGAGTAGAATATTGGCTGCAAGAAGTTTAGGAAGTTAGAGTATTTGGTAGTGTATAAATATACAAATATTGTTAggagtattttttttgtttgtgaACTAGGTTGAAACGAATAaatcgaaaaaaaaaaaataaaaaaagaaaaaattttcttatAAGGAAAAAGGCCCTATAAGAATCGATTTCAACCACAGTAATATATCAACTTTAGTTACAGGATGGGCAGAAATGTGTTAAAATATGGAGGTAAATCAGGGATATTACCAAAAGTAAGACCAATTTTCAGAAAACCAATTCGTCCACCCACCGAATATGAACAAGCAAAAGAAGACAGTATAGAAACTGGGTATGCCGAGGGTATTCCTTTACCGAAGATTAACGGGAAAGAAGTTTCTCGTAAACAACCACCAAAGAAATATGTCACTGTTGAACAAagaataaatcaaattaagTTTCCAGAATTGACATTAAAACAAATGAACGAATTACCTGCAGAAGAAAGGGATGCTTATAAAAGACAATATTATCGTGCACAATTCTTAAAAGAAGCTTATTTACAAGAAGAGAAAAGATTAAATagaattgatgaattgaaagaaaaagtacatcaacaaaatttgGAACGTCAAGCACGTTTGCAACAAGAGGAAAAATTGGAAcatcaaaataaaaccaTCGAGGGATTACCTACGATGCAAGCATTATTAGATAAAGGTATGATGAGAAGACGAACTAAAGAGGAAATTGAGTTATTGAAAGAACAAAGAAATTTGAATAGAAAGCTTAAGGAGTTGCAAGACAAAGAAAACCAAGCACAAAAGGTATTGGAATTATACCATGCTGCTGCTAATTTCATCACTACTGAAGAACAGTTGGAAGAGGCCATTCATAGAGCATTTGAAGTGGATGTTGGTGTATTTGAAGGAAACCACACCACAATTGAAGCCAAGTTGGAAAATAGACTGTTGGGCTATTTGACTGCTGAAGCTAACGAACAAAAGATTAAAGATGCAGTATTGGGTGAAATTGATGGTAAACCAGGATTACAACAAgttaaagaattattgaGTGGGGAAAGAGAGAAGGTCAAAAGACAAGCTCAATTGAATCTTAAAAACAACTAAAAAGAGTAGCACACATAGAAAACTTACCAATTGTAAATAGTAAATAAAAGCAAGTTAATGTATTCTAGTTCCAGTTAGTCAGCTAACATTCTTGTAAGatcatttcatttttaatttctttttatagAGGGAGTTTATGTGTTAAAGCAGGATCACCAAATAGCAATACAAAGAGAAGAGAATGCTTGAGAATTCaaggagaagaaaaaaaaaaaaaaaaaaactgaaataaaataacaaatcTCAAAACTCATCGACGGTTTCTCTTCCCCCATTTGATTATTGCATATTCTATTTAACATGACatcatttgatattgaGTTCACGAAGGTGtataattatcaatcacTTTTCAACAAAGTTTTGAACAAGCGTTTGAAATATGTTCTTAATATCAATCTAATATTGTCTTTCATTCTAGCATTAATATATGAATTTATGCCCACGGCGAATTCAAACTCGGATACCAGTCATTCCATTTGGCAAAGCATTCCTGTATTAATATGCGTTAAAATTCCAATCATTTTTTGCACTTTAAGTATAATTCGTCAAGTCCgtaaacaatttttgataGTTGAATATTCTCATCATAAAACATTGGGAGCACAAATctattattcaattttatcattccaatttttgatcaattggttAGGGTATTTTGTATCTAGTTGGCTAATATTCGGTGTGGTGATATTTTCCACCctgaaattaaaattcaacttgtcagattattatatattatccAAAGAGTATCGTCAACATCCGATAATTAACGATCAATGGgtttattattggtataATCCtgttttcatttcatttttttatacttgcaatcaattgatctttCAAAGACAACGtttgaattttgaaattgggCATACTAGAAATAAACCTCAAAACTATTTGTTCAAGCATCTCCCTATTTTGTTGGGTAATTCTTTGGGATTGAATTTGTTTGTGATATCGTTAACTCCTATAACTTATTGGTTAGtcaaatattatatttataaaagtTTCATTTTGATCATATTGATTTTCAGATTGGATAGTAATATTATCCCTAAGAATAATACTAATTGGATAACATATTTACAGTTGAGctatttatcatttttcattatcttGAGTTGGGAAATTGTCAATCATGTTTTCAATGTATATTCGACTATTGGATGTCTTGATGGAAATAAACCAATTTCAAGCTACAGTGCCGATCCactcaattgtttattatcaGGGTTACGTGATGTGGACCCGAACTATCAATTGAGTAGGTTGGCAGCTTTCCAAGAATTGGCATATTTATCAACTAGTTCAGATAAAGAGGCCCTCAAATTGcgtttgaaaatttttagttttcGTTCCAAGAAACTGAATGCTTGGTCTTCATTATTGGAAGAGTGTGCATTAGTAATAAAGGAAACTACTGATAGAATCAATTATCGAAGTACTAGTGATTTGAATGCATTAAAGAGTTTAGAGATTACTGGACTTAAAggcaatatcaataattacaGTAATAACAAACAGAATTCAGATAGCTTATTTGGGAACTCGTTTATTAATACTAGTCCTATTGATAAAAAGTCGCTGgaattaatcaaaaaatatcaatctGATACATCTTCCACTACTGGGgctaaaaagaaatccaaTAAAGTGCAAGGATTCttttcatcaattcaaCTTTTTGTCTCACAActttttggaaatttacaaaaaacaattggCGACACCAATCAATTGCAAGAAAAATTTACTAAACTGTTTAATTTCAAAGACTATTTGCAGATTTATCAGAACTACAAGGATAAATTCTTACAAACCTATATTGGGGTATTCTTCAGAATCACAATAAAAAGAGACAACGAATCAAGGATAATCAACCCCATCAATTTCTGCAACTCGGTTATTGCTATATCAAACTTGTTACAATATTCAATCGAAGAGGACAAATATGTTATAATTAGTAATGATGACGTTTGTaaagttttaaatttaCTTGAAAAACCAATCAGAGCTACAACAAActatattgattatttaccAGCATCGGTTTATGTGCCGCAAAATTCTCAAACTAAAAAACATAGCTGTTTGATGGGGAAATTACACGATTTGTCTATGCATGAATTCTATGAAATCTGTATTCGCTTTAATGggaaattgaatgatttgatattaaCACCAAGAACTTATAAATTGGTGAAATGGGTGattgataaagaaattgcTATTCAGcaagaaattcaaaaacaaaaacaccaaaagataaatttaaaatgaaaaaaaaaaaaaaaaagcgaAACAAGACAGAAATTTGAAGCTTATTTAActcaaaaatcaaataaatatgtataataataattataaaatcaatatatgTGAAATCTATTTGAATTAACTATGGTTTCTTTTGCCATTACCGTTCCCGATACTATTTAGATTGCTTGTACTATTATTTTGACTCGATTGTCCCGTTGACGGTAAAGTATCTAATAATACCGGTTTCAATACCTCTTCATCAAATCTAGTAAACCACTTTGCATGTTCTTCAGCACTCAAAATTGCTCCCAACACCCCTCCCCTgtcattgttgttattactACTGATATTGCTATTACTATTGGATAACGATCCACTAAtgaaatcatcaacatcgCTCCCAACAATTTCGTCGTCATCGTCATCGT
This window harbors:
- a CDS encoding alpha/beta hydrolase, putative gives rise to the protein MLILKRLITTSCTLLDTSPKNYYKIITPATFETKKCESYNETHSSTTTTEITTTATTVAGTVNEDLTITHKTGRKIISTYKRSTHPTSVPLSKIFSNNFPLSINESFEDYKHRNNPLKFQHDLLSTLPFYPSLGPQQETEGRSSEVLKIEIDDEGNYINEFVIYPENYHPHIVPDEEYHHLIMIHGYGAGLGFFLKNFDDISNFPPNDTQNNNNTNKYIIHAIDLLGYGCSSRPNFYPQNLDQVENWFHDSFTTWLHKRKIPSDRTIVMAHSMGAYLMATLAINRNLKFCSKLLMVSPGAVIKHQNPVQVPRYFVKLWERNISPFTIVRKLGPLGSKIVSGWSSRRFDKLTRQEKKLLHKYSYGIFQSKGSGEYMLNYLLAPGADARHPLVDRGIDKITCDVSWWYGKEDWMDKKGGQICSDIINKKGQFKSDVKVIEDSGHHIYLDNIKRFNSMVLEEMKHLINK
- a CDS encoding NEDD8-activating enzyme E1 catalytic subunit, putative (Similar to S. cerevisiae UBA3;~In S. cerevisiae: protein that acts together with Ula1p to activate Rub1p before its conjugation to proteins (neddylation), which may play a role in protein degradation), whose translation is MVFDNVRDISSIEPLISNIGPYNEFPEEYNSDDSFKALQESKILIIGAGGLGCEILKNLAMVGFKNLYIIDMDTIELSNLNRQFLFRMKDIGKSKAEIAAQFVRDRIDDPSLKIESYFTKIQNKPIEFYQQFNLVISGLDSIEARRWINATLISLVQQGYMIPLIDGGTEGFRGQSRVIIPTVTSCFECSLDLLSPKVTYPVCTIANTPRLPEHCIEWATQIEWNNKFAGKKLDGDNPEHIEWVYQTALERANEFNIDGVTKHLTLGVVKNVIPAIASTNAIIAASCCNEAFKLITDSNPILHNYMMYTGDDSIHTYTFEHSKKLHCICSS
- the RAD52 gene encoding DNA repair and recombination protein, putative (In C. albicans: required for wild-type repair of UV-or MMS-damaged DNA, for homologous DNA recombination, and for wild-type telomere length; constitutively expressed, MMS-induced; weakly complements S. cerevisiae rad52 mutant; DNA binding region conserved;~In S. cerevisiae: protein that stimulates strand exchange by facilitating Rad51p binding to single-stranded DNA; anneals complementary single-stranded DNA; involved in the repair of double-strand breaks in DNA during vegetative growth and meiosis) is translated as MNSRPAPAPPQPQPQPQPQSKQPQSNQQTLPFRPGESRPSYFNPAIEQHANPTKSSDFVPKEYTEQEYKEIETKLSKSLGPEYVSYREGPSGHRIPYIEGWKALNLANEIFGFNGWNSQIMSCQVDFLDTHGNVGKFSLGVSMVVRLTLKDGTFREDVGYGFVNNCKSKATAFEKCKKEALTDGVKRCLRCFGNLLGNCLYDNTLTAQMKKLKEFPVEFDPDNYYRDPLLVERERKKKIIENKLEEQKRQQVDVLRSENPGQQQNDQTVVSKGLTTANGPQNYQNNGSDIANLGTNQGNTSTGQIPPLSHHAAAFVTPKSPSKVVSYVPTSKEVEELDDSFMFSDDILDGESQSAYHPPEIRDQGLKQQEKEVAIANNEKSERQLQNESVRVNQNPPVVVNAFVNAKSAEVLQQSPSVEAATKSIVQFDPKFVSPNMRRTVDPTKSAPIKRSEVRNGAPTTPSPLGVNISSNRINKPMIASNNNNNINNMGKRIGMPPQLRSNKRGNLGKSPSPGVPHAVSTSVNGTNGVANVGHSSTTATTTVDQ
- a CDS encoding small nuclear ribonucleoprotein E (snRNP-E), putative (Similar to S. cerevisiae SME1) is translated as MSSKQTKQTNLPPINLIFKFLQQQSVVTIWLYEQTQSRIQGKIRGFDEFMNIVIDDAVELSNGKKSELGRILLKGDNITLISSLDV
- a CDS encoding DNA repair protein, putative (Similar to S. cerevisiae MUS81;~In S. cerevisiae: helix-hairpin-helix protein, involved in DNA repair and replication fork stability), with amino-acid sequence MSVVNDDFKPLLIEWVEEEAINATRRGSKMVDLYNKILFQLRQYQLPICDLKTLKSIKYVGDKTANQLRKRIAKHCKEKELTLPRGFMDVAEKHRLDLEESNLSSSTSTTKNTNKRAKASGNSKSKYVPKHRSGGFAILIALYLYDKDRNGMTKERIIAGATPYCDRSFSNNAASKEFYSAWSSTKTLENHNLISTTGRSPKIYFLTDEGVSLAQQLKTAIGLSSPAQGNNMDDRNLIIEQSFDNGVRLDTSFELSSPAGRAMLSSSPIRRISNPAHSNRTIQKILEKELRSSEPSPSSQHDAGNRIYDGIKYEVWRKEDYEVIVYMDNREIRSRADRDHFQNRLQTLGVKCEVKPLSSGDVLWVGRNTSTGTEAVLNYLCERKRLDDLYDSIKDGRFQEQKNRMKKTGLKHCYYLVEDMVSYQDKVSNLMDSIQSSLTQTMTTARLYLRRFKDIDETTAFIASNTKVIETFKSDLIVIKPQDIKNQQDYLDILLKFRNKFEKTQPHQDKPDYECVQLFSRFQDMLGKTNQMTVKEMFILMLMTIRGVSLEKAVVIQNRFPTPKSLLEYYHTEHATTEANVKRDLMMNEFKDQIGNKKIGKALSEKIYNVWGKP
- a CDS encoding mitochondrial ribosomal protein, small subunit, putative (Similar to S. cerevisiae PET123;~In S. cerevisiae: mitochondrial ribosomal protein of the small subunit; PET123 exhibits genetic interactions with PET122, which encodes a COX3 mRNA-specific translational activator), which gives rise to MGRNVLKYGGKSGILPKVRPIFRKPIRPPTEYEQAKEDSIETGYAEGIPLPKINGKEVSRKQPPKKYVTVEQRINQIKFPELTLKQMNELPAEERDAYKRQYYRAQFLKEAYLQEEKRLNRIDELKEKVHQQNLERQARLQQEEKLEHQNKTIEGLPTMQALLDKGMMRRRTKEEIELLKEQRNLNRKLKELQDKENQAQKVLELYHAAANFITTEEQLEEAIHRAFEVDVGVFEGNHTTIEAKLENRSLGYLTAEANEQKIKDAVLGEIDGKPGLQQVKELLSGEREKVKRQAQLNLKNN